In Sphingomonas panacisoli, one genomic interval encodes:
- a CDS encoding BolA family protein, protein MTSTPPLAEEIHARLEATLAPQVLHVINTSHQHAGHAGDDGTGETHWVVVVASDRFVGQSRIERQRMVNNALADLLSSRIHALEIRARAPGEAHGPV, encoded by the coding sequence ATGACTTCCACGCCTCCGCTCGCCGAAGAAATCCACGCCCGACTGGAGGCGACGCTCGCCCCACAAGTGCTGCATGTGATCAACACCAGCCACCAGCACGCCGGGCATGCCGGCGACGACGGCACCGGCGAAACGCACTGGGTCGTCGTCGTGGCGAGCGACCGCTTCGTCGGACAGAGCCGCATCGAACGCCAGCGGATGGTGAACAACGCGCTCGCCGATTTGTTGTCCTCCCGCATCCACGCGCTCGAAATCCGCGCGCGGGCACCGGGAGAAGCGCATGGACCCGTATAA
- a CDS encoding pirin family protein, which produces MTNDDLILRTITPTTHDLGGFKVHRTLPSKPHQMVGPFIFFDQMGPAHLDVGTGIDVRPHPHINLSTVTYLFAGAIDHRDSLGTFARIEPGAVNLMTAGHGIAHSERSPGDERAHGPELSGIQTWLGMPEDKEEIDPAFEHVEKAALPVIDGHGATARIIMGDLWGKRAPTTTYAETIYADILLEPGASIPIDKGADERAVYLALGDASIDGMPMALNTLYVLQPGVAMTLRSATGGRVMLCGGEAFATERYVWWNFVSSRKDRIDQAKADWKAGRFAKVPGDEKEWIPIPEIPKTATYP; this is translated from the coding sequence ATGACCAACGACGACCTGATCCTGCGCACGATCACCCCGACCACGCACGACCTTGGCGGGTTCAAGGTCCACCGCACCCTGCCGTCCAAGCCGCACCAGATGGTCGGCCCGTTCATCTTCTTCGACCAGATGGGCCCGGCGCATCTCGATGTCGGCACCGGCATCGACGTGCGCCCGCATCCGCACATCAACCTGTCGACCGTCACCTATCTGTTCGCCGGCGCGATCGACCATCGCGATTCGCTCGGCACCTTCGCGCGGATCGAGCCCGGCGCGGTCAATCTGATGACCGCCGGCCACGGCATCGCGCACTCCGAACGCTCCCCCGGCGACGAGCGCGCGCACGGGCCCGAACTGTCGGGCATCCAGACCTGGCTCGGCATGCCCGAGGACAAGGAGGAGATCGACCCGGCGTTCGAACATGTCGAAAAGGCCGCGCTGCCGGTGATCGACGGCCATGGCGCCACCGCGCGCATCATCATGGGTGACCTATGGGGCAAGCGGGCCCCGACCACGACCTATGCCGAAACGATCTATGCCGACATCCTGCTCGAGCCGGGTGCGAGCATCCCGATCGACAAGGGCGCCGACGAACGCGCGGTGTATCTCGCGCTGGGCGACGCGAGTATCGACGGCATGCCGATGGCGCTCAACACGCTCTACGTCCTGCAACCTGGCGTCGCGATGACGCTGCGCTCGGCGACCGGCGGTCGCGTGATGCTGTGCGGCGGCGAGGCGTTCGCGACCGAGCGCTACGTGTGGTGGAACTTCGTCAGTTCGCGCAAGGACCGGATCGATCAGGCCAAGGCCGATTGGAAAGCGGGCCGCTTCGCCAAGGTACCGGGCGACGAAAAGGAATGGATCCCGATCCCGGAGATCCCCAAGACCGCGACGTACCCCTGA
- a CDS encoding GNAT family protein, with amino-acid sequence MTLPIMTTDRLVLRALRQDDADALHPMYSDVEANTYGSRPASGSIEESRDRVAKALADTAWRAWAITLKGDDTPLGTAVIGTVASYEKRQGKVTEIGYILSREHWGQGYVTEAVAALIDLLFSEGQRRVFADTDPDNAPSIAVLKRLGFTLEATLRAEWETHIGVRDSLIWGLLEDEWKTARPRT; translated from the coding sequence GTGACGCTCCCGATCATGACCACCGACCGGCTGGTGCTCCGGGCGCTTCGCCAGGATGACGCCGATGCGCTCCACCCGATGTATTCGGACGTCGAGGCCAATACCTACGGCTCGCGGCCGGCCAGTGGGTCGATCGAGGAATCGCGCGATCGCGTCGCCAAGGCGCTGGCCGACACCGCGTGGCGCGCCTGGGCAATCACGCTGAAGGGCGACGACACGCCGCTCGGCACCGCGGTGATCGGTACCGTCGCCAGTTACGAGAAGCGCCAGGGCAAGGTGACCGAAATCGGGTACATCCTGTCGCGCGAACATTGGGGCCAGGGCTACGTGACCGAAGCGGTCGCGGCACTGATCGACCTGTTGTTTTCCGAAGGGCAGCGGCGCGTGTTCGCCGATACCGACCCCGACAATGCGCCGTCGATCGCGGTGCTCAAGCGGCTCGGCTTCACGCTGGAGGCGACGCTACGCGCCGAGTGGGAGACGCATATCGGCGTGCGCGACAGCCTGATCTGGGGATTGTTGGAGGACGAATGGAAAACCGCCCGCCCCCGAACCTGA
- the parE gene encoding DNA topoisomerase IV subunit B, whose protein sequence is MSDDLFASNAKPSTDYTASSIEVLEGLEPVRRRPGMYVGGTDERALHHLAAEVLDNAMDEAVAGHATRIEVTLDEGNRLTIVDNGRGFPIDPHPKFPDKSALEVILSMLHSGGKFSGKAYATSGGLHGVGISVVNALSIDTVVEVARDKQLYRQRFSQGQTLGPIEHLGPTPNRRGSSVAFTPDPEIFGPELHFKPARLYKLVRSKAYLFAGVEIRWKCAPEVITDETPAEAVFQFPGGLADHLKEQIGDRETATAQFFTGRQDFPGENQGRVEWAVAWPLWSDGSYSWYCNTIPTPDGGTHEAGLRAALVRGIRGFGELVGQKKAKDITADDVMVGCELMLSVFIRDPQFQSQTKDRLTSPEATTLVERAIRDHFDHFLSDNMDRGKALLAYVVERMDERLARKQEREVKRKSATSARKLRLPGKLTDCSADDPKGTEIFIVEGDSAGGSAKQARDRKTQAILPIRGKILNVASATAAKIFANQEIADLTLALGCGTRKDCEPDNLRYERVVIMTDADVDGAHIATLLMTFFFQEMPDLVRRGHLYLAQPPLYRLTVGAKSEYARDDAHRAEIEATIFKGKKVEVSRFKGLGEMNPGQLKETTMDPKTRSLIRITLPQEYEERAGVKDLVDRLMGTNPAHRFAFIQENAARLDEEAIDA, encoded by the coding sequence ATGTCCGACGATCTGTTTGCCTCCAACGCCAAGCCCAGCACCGATTATACCGCCTCTTCGATCGAGGTGCTGGAGGGGCTCGAGCCCGTCCGCCGCCGTCCCGGCATGTATGTCGGCGGCACCGACGAGCGAGCGTTGCACCATCTCGCCGCCGAAGTGCTCGACAATGCGATGGACGAAGCCGTTGCCGGGCATGCGACGCGGATCGAGGTCACACTGGACGAGGGCAACCGGCTGACGATCGTCGACAACGGCCGCGGCTTCCCGATCGACCCGCATCCGAAGTTCCCCGACAAGTCCGCGCTCGAAGTCATCCTGTCGATGCTCCATTCGGGCGGCAAATTCTCGGGCAAGGCGTATGCGACCTCGGGCGGCCTGCACGGTGTCGGCATCTCGGTCGTCAATGCGCTGTCGATCGATACGGTGGTCGAGGTCGCGCGCGACAAACAGCTCTATCGCCAGCGGTTCAGCCAGGGGCAGACGCTCGGCCCGATCGAGCATCTCGGACCCACGCCCAATCGTCGCGGGTCGTCGGTAGCGTTCACGCCCGATCCTGAGATTTTCGGACCCGAGCTGCACTTCAAGCCGGCGCGGCTCTACAAGCTCGTGCGATCGAAGGCGTATCTGTTCGCCGGCGTCGAGATCCGCTGGAAATGCGCGCCCGAGGTCATCACCGACGAGACTCCGGCCGAAGCCGTCTTCCAATTCCCCGGCGGGCTTGCCGACCACCTGAAGGAACAGATCGGCGACCGCGAGACCGCGACCGCGCAATTCTTCACCGGTCGCCAGGATTTCCCCGGCGAGAACCAGGGCCGCGTCGAATGGGCGGTGGCGTGGCCGCTGTGGAGCGACGGCTCGTACAGTTGGTATTGCAACACGATCCCGACCCCCGACGGCGGCACGCACGAAGCGGGGCTGCGGGCGGCGCTGGTCCGCGGCATTCGCGGGTTCGGCGAACTGGTCGGGCAGAAGAAGGCCAAGGACATCACCGCCGACGACGTGATGGTCGGGTGCGAGCTGATGCTCTCCGTCTTCATCCGCGACCCGCAATTCCAGAGCCAGACCAAGGACCGCCTGACCTCGCCCGAAGCGACGACCTTGGTCGAGCGCGCGATCCGCGACCATTTCGACCATTTCCTGTCGGACAACATGGATCGCGGCAAGGCGCTGCTGGCGTACGTCGTCGAGCGGATGGACGAGCGGCTTGCGCGCAAGCAGGAGCGCGAGGTCAAGCGCAAGTCGGCGACGTCGGCGCGCAAGCTGCGCCTCCCCGGCAAGCTCACCGACTGTTCGGCGGATGACCCCAAGGGCACCGAGATCTTCATCGTCGAGGGCGACTCGGCCGGCGGCTCCGCGAAGCAGGCACGCGACCGCAAGACGCAGGCGATCCTGCCGATCCGCGGCAAGATCCTGAACGTCGCCTCGGCCACCGCGGCCAAGATTTTCGCCAACCAGGAAATCGCCGACCTGACGCTCGCGCTCGGCTGCGGCACGCGCAAGGATTGCGAGCCCGACAATCTGCGCTACGAACGCGTCGTCATCATGACCGACGCCGATGTCGACGGCGCACACATCGCGACGTTGCTGATGACGTTCTTCTTCCAGGAAATGCCAGACCTGGTGCGCCGCGGGCATCTCTACCTCGCGCAGCCGCCGCTCTACCGCCTGACGGTCGGCGCGAAGAGCGAATATGCCCGCGACGACGCGCACCGCGCCGAGATCGAGGCGACGATCTTCAAGGGCAAGAAGGTCGAAGTGTCGCGGTTCAAGGGGCTGGGCGAGATGAATCCGGGCCAGCTCAAGGAAACCACGATGGACCCGAAGACGCGGAGCCTGATCCGCATCACGCTGCCGCAGGAATATGAGGAGCGCGCGGGCGTGAAGGATCTGGTCGATCGGCTGATGGGGACCAATCCCGCGCACCGCTTCGCGTTCATCCAGGAAAATGCGGCGCGGTTGGACGAGGAAGCGATCGACGCCTGA
- a CDS encoding TolB family protein, producing MANATIRAACIAIVVALSSSTTSAAVDEAARVPRLVAPGVISTPDFEYDTSFTPDGKTMYFTKGDPGYNRLTIVESRLVNGRWTQPRVASFSGIWKDADAHVSADGTKLYFISNRPADNSGTPRKDYDIWFVERSGNGWGAPQHLPAPINTDGNEAYANVLADGTLYFEASRAEHPGIHIYRARPSANGYDAPELLSFAGKGNDINPVVARDGGFLIFASRDRGGMGQGDLFVSFARPDGRWSDPVNLGGTINTAFGESAPWLSPDGRRLFFSSNRLAGPVIRERPADYAQLGRELRSNENGLLSIYEVTLGDIRKLDRP from the coding sequence TTGGCGAATGCAACGATTAGGGCAGCCTGCATCGCGATCGTCGTCGCGCTAAGCTCGTCGACGACATCGGCGGCGGTGGACGAGGCAGCGCGTGTCCCCAGGCTCGTGGCGCCGGGCGTCATATCCACGCCGGATTTCGAGTACGACACATCGTTCACGCCCGATGGCAAGACGATGTATTTCACCAAGGGCGACCCGGGCTATAATCGGCTGACCATCGTCGAAAGCCGTTTGGTGAACGGACGCTGGACCCAGCCGCGGGTCGCGTCGTTTTCGGGAATCTGGAAGGACGCCGACGCGCACGTTTCGGCGGACGGCACCAAGCTGTACTTCATTTCCAATCGCCCTGCGGACAACAGCGGCACGCCGCGAAAAGACTATGACATCTGGTTCGTCGAGCGGAGCGGCAATGGTTGGGGGGCGCCCCAACATCTTCCCGCCCCGATCAACACCGACGGCAACGAAGCCTATGCGAACGTGCTGGCCGACGGGACACTCTATTTCGAAGCGTCGCGCGCAGAGCATCCCGGCATCCATATCTATCGCGCCCGGCCGTCGGCGAACGGCTACGACGCGCCGGAACTGTTGAGCTTTGCGGGCAAGGGCAACGATATCAACCCAGTGGTCGCGCGCGACGGCGGCTTCCTGATCTTCGCCAGCCGCGACCGTGGCGGCATGGGCCAGGGTGACCTGTTCGTCTCGTTCGCGCGCCCGGACGGTCGCTGGTCCGATCCCGTCAATTTGGGCGGAACGATCAACACGGCCTTCGGCGAGTCCGCACCCTGGCTATCGCCGGATGGTCGGCGCCTCTTTTTCTCGAGCAATCGCCTTGCGGGACCCGTGATCAGGGAAAGACCGGCAGATTATGCGCAACTCGGGCGCGAGTTGCGATCGAACGAAAACGGTCTGCTCAGTATTTACGAAGTGACGTTGGGAGATATTCGCAAGCTCGACCGACCCTAG
- a CDS encoding NUDIX hydrolase: MSRTPRPAARILLVDGDGRILMFRFTPEDGRPPFWCTVGGAVDPGESYEAAARRELYEETGIIADPGPEIFRRKVDFLTIEGVEVTADERYFLVRTDAREIDTGAHTELEQRVMQQWRWVAPADLAALGEQYFPEDLPQMLAEVL, from the coding sequence ATGTCCCGCACTCCTCGCCCCGCCGCACGCATCCTGCTGGTCGATGGCGACGGCCGCATCCTGATGTTTCGCTTCACGCCGGAGGATGGCCGCCCGCCCTTCTGGTGCACGGTCGGCGGCGCGGTCGATCCGGGCGAGAGCTACGAAGCGGCCGCCCGCCGCGAACTCTATGAGGAAACCGGCATCATCGCCGATCCCGGACCCGAAATCTTCCGCCGTAAGGTCGATTTCCTGACCATCGAAGGCGTCGAGGTCACCGCCGACGAACGCTATTTCCTGGTCCGGACCGACGCCCGCGAGATCGACACCGGGGCGCACACCGAACTCGAACAGCGCGTGATGCAGCAGTGGCGCTGGGTCGCCCCGGCCGACCTCGCGGCGCTCGGCGAGCAATATTTCCCCGAAGACCTGCCCCAGATGCTTGCGGAGGTATTATGA
- a CDS encoding trans-sulfuration enzyme family protein — translation MKRRTGQDRAITQNWRPATQAVRGGTARSEFGETSEAIFLTSGYAYDCAEDAAARFRGDQQGMTYSRLQNPTVQMLEQRIALLEGAAACRTMASGMAAMTAALLCQLQTGDHVVAGRAAFGSCRWLVDTLLPKFGITTTVIDARDPQAFIDATRPETKVYFFETPANPTMDIVDLAAVCGIAKERGIVSVVDNAFATPVLQRPLEFGADVVAYSATKLMDGQGRVLAGAVCGTEEFVENTLLAFIRNTGPTLSPFNAWVVMKGLETLDLRARRQSDSALQVGKFLEGRVQRVLHPGLPSHPQHNLAMAQMNATGPIFAFEVDGGRTQAHGLLDALELIDISNNIGDSRSLMTHPSSTTHAGVSEEVRTDMGVTENMLRLNVGLEDPLDLIDDLDRALKAVGL, via the coding sequence ATGAAACGCCGTACCGGACAGGATCGCGCGATCACGCAGAACTGGCGCCCCGCGACGCAAGCGGTGCGCGGTGGCACCGCGCGGTCGGAATTCGGGGAAACCAGCGAAGCGATCTTCCTGACCTCGGGCTATGCCTATGACTGCGCCGAGGACGCCGCCGCGCGGTTCCGCGGCGATCAGCAGGGCATGACCTATTCGCGGCTGCAGAACCCGACCGTGCAGATGCTCGAACAGCGCATCGCGTTGCTGGAAGGCGCGGCGGCGTGCCGGACGATGGCGTCGGGGATGGCCGCGATGACCGCGGCGTTGCTGTGCCAGCTTCAGACCGGCGATCATGTCGTAGCGGGGCGCGCGGCGTTCGGGTCGTGCCGCTGGCTGGTCGATACGCTGCTGCCGAAGTTCGGGATCACCACGACGGTGATCGACGCGCGCGACCCGCAAGCGTTCATCGACGCGACCAGGCCCGAGACCAAGGTCTATTTCTTCGAAACCCCCGCCAACCCGACGATGGATATCGTCGATCTGGCGGCGGTGTGCGGGATCGCGAAGGAACGCGGCATCGTGTCGGTGGTCGACAATGCCTTTGCGACCCCGGTGCTGCAGCGCCCGCTCGAGTTCGGCGCGGACGTCGTCGCCTATTCGGCGACCAAGCTGATGGACGGGCAAGGCCGCGTGCTGGCTGGCGCGGTATGCGGGACGGAGGAGTTCGTCGAAAACACCCTGCTCGCCTTCATCCGCAACACCGGCCCGACGCTGTCGCCGTTCAATGCCTGGGTGGTGATGAAGGGGCTGGAGACGCTCGACCTGCGCGCGCGGCGGCAGAGCGACAGTGCGCTTCAGGTCGGCAAGTTCCTGGAGGGCCGCGTGCAGCGCGTGTTGCATCCCGGCCTGCCGAGCCATCCGCAGCACAACCTCGCGATGGCGCAGATGAATGCGACCGGCCCGATCTTCGCGTTCGAGGTCGACGGCGGGCGTACGCAGGCGCATGGGCTGCTCGACGCGCTCGAACTGATCGATATCTCGAACAATATCGGCGATTCGCGCTCGCTGATGACGCATCCTAGCTCGACCACGCACGCCGGGGTCAGCGAGGAAGTCCGCACCGATATGGGCGTGACCGAGAACATGCTGCGGCTCAACGTCGGGCTGGAGGACCCGCTCGATCTGATCGACGATCTCGACCGGGCGCTGAAGGCGGTCGGCCTGTGA
- a CDS encoding LysR family transcriptional regulator: MKRTHLPLNGLRVLDAAARHLSFTRAADELAVTPAAVGQQVRALEDTLGVVLFRRTTKGLELTPEGEAGLEALRQGFLQFEEAVRAMQAGQSSKSLTIAAPRDVLHCWLMPRLAEISRDDGELRFVLIAADEDLDFTQANLDLAVRWGEGPGEHEGEALESDGMVTIERPSGGADTRISWPGCLNDDSVSLVRVADAGLAIDAAAEGLGRATVPELLARRDLASGRVAAVGEAKPYRLGYWLVAPLPQWRQKKVKALVEALGA; the protein is encoded by the coding sequence ATGAAGCGCACCCACCTCCCTCTCAACGGTCTCCGCGTGCTCGACGCCGCGGCGCGGCATTTGTCGTTCACGCGCGCGGCGGACGAGTTGGCGGTGACTCCCGCCGCCGTGGGTCAGCAGGTCCGTGCACTCGAGGATACGCTCGGCGTCGTGCTGTTTCGCCGCACCACCAAGGGCCTCGAACTGACGCCGGAAGGCGAGGCGGGTCTTGAAGCGCTGCGCCAGGGATTCCTGCAGTTCGAGGAAGCCGTCCGCGCGATGCAGGCCGGCCAGTCGTCAAAGTCGCTGACCATCGCCGCGCCGCGCGACGTGCTGCATTGCTGGTTGATGCCGCGGCTTGCCGAAATTTCGCGGGACGACGGCGAGTTGCGCTTCGTGCTGATCGCCGCCGACGAGGATCTCGACTTCACCCAGGCCAATCTCGACCTCGCCGTCCGCTGGGGCGAGGGGCCGGGCGAGCATGAGGGCGAGGCGCTCGAATCCGACGGCATGGTTACGATCGAGCGGCCTAGCGGCGGTGCCGACACGCGGATTTCGTGGCCGGGCTGCCTCAACGACGACAGCGTGTCGCTGGTCCGCGTCGCCGATGCCGGCCTCGCGATCGACGCCGCGGCGGAAGGGTTGGGTCGCGCGACCGTCCCCGAATTGCTCGCGCGTCGCGATCTCGCGAGTGGCCGCGTCGCCGCGGTCGGCGAGGCCAAACCGTATCGGCTCGGCTATTGGCTGGTCGCGCCGCTCCCGCAATGGCGGCAGAAAAAGGTCAAGGCGCTGGTGGAAGCATTGGGAGCGTGA
- a CDS encoding serine hydrolase: MIRRLIGLLLLAATPAVAQTTPPTPPAIVTASADPATLSRVDGLLGLIGGTLTFDNYFSPSFAAAIPKAKWDALVAQLSAQLGKPVAVASFVAANPWSGTARIKFERGIANIQLAVEPTAPHRVNALLFASFELADDSVEKLATAFRTLPGNSAFAVYALGDGAPRLAAGYNPDKPAPLGSAFKLWVLGELAREVGAGERKWADVVPVGAVSLPSGMLQSWPAGSPVTLQTLATLMISISDNTATDTLVTLEARKLDTFVARTGAPDLAPMLTTRQMFAIKSSANADIAAAWAKTPPAERRKLLDASTARLAATPLDITLFASGKPIAIDTLEWFASPAQTAAMLDWLRIKGATRRCRC, translated from the coding sequence GTGATACGGAGACTGATCGGATTACTGTTGCTCGCCGCGACGCCGGCGGTCGCGCAGACCACGCCGCCGACGCCACCCGCGATCGTCACCGCCTCCGCCGATCCGGCGACACTGTCGCGCGTCGACGGGCTGCTCGGGCTGATCGGCGGCACCCTCACCTTCGACAACTACTTTTCGCCATCGTTCGCCGCGGCGATCCCCAAGGCGAAGTGGGACGCGCTGGTCGCGCAACTCTCGGCGCAACTCGGCAAGCCGGTGGCGGTCGCGTCGTTCGTCGCGGCGAACCCCTGGTCGGGAACAGCACGGATCAAGTTCGAGCGCGGGATCGCGAACATCCAGCTGGCGGTCGAACCCACCGCACCGCATCGCGTCAATGCGCTGTTGTTCGCCAGCTTCGAACTCGCCGACGACAGCGTCGAGAAGCTCGCCACGGCGTTCCGCACGCTGCCGGGCAACAGCGCGTTCGCCGTCTACGCACTGGGCGACGGCGCGCCGCGGTTGGCCGCCGGGTATAATCCCGACAAACCGGCGCCGCTCGGCTCCGCGTTCAAGCTGTGGGTGCTGGGCGAGTTGGCGCGCGAAGTCGGCGCGGGCGAGCGCAAATGGGCCGACGTCGTGCCGGTCGGCGCGGTGTCGCTCCCTTCCGGCATGCTGCAGAGCTGGCCGGCGGGAAGCCCGGTGACGCTCCAGACGCTGGCGACGCTGATGATCTCGATCAGCGACAATACCGCGACCGACACGCTAGTGACGCTGGAGGCGCGCAAGCTCGACACGTTCGTCGCGCGGACCGGCGCGCCCGATCTCGCGCCCATGCTGACGACGCGTCAGATGTTCGCGATCAAATCGAGCGCCAATGCCGATATCGCCGCGGCCTGGGCCAAGACGCCGCCCGCCGAGCGGCGCAAGCTTCTCGACGCCAGCACCGCCCGGCTGGCCGCTACCCCGCTCGACATCACGCTGTTCGCATCGGGCAAGCCGATCGCGATCGACACGCTCGAATGGTTCGCCAGCCCCGCGCAGACCGCGGCCATGCTGGATTGGCTCCGCATCAAGGGGGCGACACGGCGCTGTCGCTGCTGA
- a CDS encoding glutathione S-transferase, protein MDPYKLWYWPGIQGRGEFVRLTLEAAGVPYVDCARDQGVDALIKDMKQRGPFEPFAPPYLDVDTMVLAQVGHILTYLADAHDLAPKDVPTLFWTIQLQLTVTDLVKEVHDTHHPVSADDYYEDQKPEAARYAAGFRKNRMPKYLGYFDRAAGAIDGDFVGGDQWSPIDTSLFQIVEGLRYAFPKRMATIERDYPTLIALHDKVADLPGIAAYLKSDRRIPFNEDGIFRHYPELDEA, encoded by the coding sequence ATGGACCCGTATAAGCTCTGGTATTGGCCCGGCATCCAGGGCCGCGGCGAGTTCGTCCGGTTGACCTTGGAAGCAGCCGGCGTGCCGTACGTCGATTGCGCGCGCGACCAAGGTGTCGACGCGCTGATCAAGGACATGAAACAGCGCGGACCGTTCGAGCCGTTCGCGCCGCCCTATCTCGATGTCGACACGATGGTGCTCGCGCAGGTCGGGCATATCCTGACCTACCTTGCCGACGCGCACGATCTCGCGCCGAAGGATGTGCCGACCCTGTTCTGGACGATCCAGCTGCAACTGACCGTCACCGACCTGGTCAAGGAAGTCCACGACACGCATCATCCAGTGTCGGCCGACGACTATTACGAGGACCAGAAGCCGGAAGCGGCGCGCTATGCGGCGGGATTCCGTAAGAACCGCATGCCCAAATATCTCGGCTATTTCGACCGCGCGGCCGGGGCGATCGACGGCGATTTCGTGGGCGGCGATCAATGGTCGCCGATCGACACCAGCCTGTTCCAGATCGTCGAGGGGCTGCGCTACGCCTTCCCCAAACGGATGGCGACGATCGAGCGCGATTATCCGACCCTGATCGCACTGCACGACAAGGTCGCCGACCTCCCGGGTATCGCGGCGTACCTGAAAAGCGACCGCCGTATTCCGTTCAACGAAGACGGTATCTTTCGTCACTATCCGGAGCTGGACGAAGCTTAG
- the apaG gene encoding Co2+/Mg2+ efflux protein ApaG, which translates to MKALFPNVAETRGVVVRVSVSFLPEQSEPARGRWFWAYHVRIENAGPSTVQLLTRHWVITDGRGARHSVEGEGVVGEQPVIAPGGSFDYVSGCPLATPSGAMQGSYHMIAEDGSAFDVDIPRFQLLAPAVGA; encoded by the coding sequence ATGAAGGCGCTGTTCCCCAACGTCGCCGAAACGCGCGGCGTGGTGGTGCGTGTCTCCGTCAGCTTCCTCCCCGAACAGTCGGAGCCGGCGCGCGGGCGCTGGTTCTGGGCCTATCACGTACGCATCGAGAATGCGGGGCCGTCGACCGTCCAGCTGCTGACGCGGCACTGGGTCATCACCGACGGCCGCGGTGCGCGCCACTCTGTCGAGGGCGAGGGCGTGGTCGGCGAACAGCCGGTGATCGCGCCGGGCGGGTCGTTCGATTACGTCTCGGGCTGCCCGCTCGCGACGCCGAGCGGGGCGATGCAGGGCAGCTATCACATGATCGCCGAGGACGGATCGGCGTTCGACGTCGATATTCCGCGGTTTCAGTTGCTCGCGCCGGCGGTGGGAGCGTGA
- a CDS encoding J domain-containing protein produces MCAEAGCEAPGEFRAPMTDGFVSGRDGPGEYRYLCLDHVRAFNSKYNFFNGMSPDEIHDAQRPYAGWERETRAFAHSGADVPPRWADFSDPLDAIGARFRERVVQERTDGKPLSQADRHALRVLGLDHNADRKGLRTRYSELVRKFHPDRNGGDRSMEKALQEVIAAYQQLKRSLAFV; encoded by the coding sequence CTGTGCGCCGAAGCCGGTTGCGAAGCGCCGGGCGAATTCCGCGCGCCGATGACCGACGGATTCGTATCGGGCCGCGACGGGCCGGGCGAGTATCGCTATCTGTGCCTCGACCATGTCCGCGCGTTCAATTCCAAGTACAACTTCTTCAACGGGATGAGCCCCGACGAAATCCACGACGCGCAACGCCCCTATGCCGGGTGGGAGCGCGAGACGCGCGCCTTCGCGCATTCGGGCGCCGACGTGCCGCCGCGCTGGGCGGATTTCAGCGATCCGCTCGACGCGATCGGCGCGCGGTTCCGCGAGCGGGTGGTGCAGGAGCGGACCGACGGCAAGCCGCTGTCGCAGGCCGATCGCCACGCCTTGCGGGTGCTGGGGCTCGACCACAATGCCGATCGCAAGGGGCTGCGGACGCGCTATTCGGAACTGGTGCGGAAATTCCATCCCGACCGCAACGGCGGCGACCGCAGCATGGAAAAGGCGCTGCAGGAAGTGATCGCCGCGTATCAGCAATTGAAACGCTCGCTAGCGTTTGTGTGA